The proteins below come from a single Gimesia alba genomic window:
- a CDS encoding DUF1559 family PulG-like putative transporter, with translation MKKSRVLNVKRSGFTLIELLVVISIIALLAALLIPAVFAARESARSSQCKSNLRQFGLSMHAFASTDPSGRYCTGAYDFRRDGCPDTWGWVADMVNSGAGLPQKMLCPSSTLLGAEKLNDMIGVANTSNKDSAPPARLLEGVCSTWTSGTEGTPARILQVAKLLEDGYGTNYAASWFLVRSGAKTNAGVTASGLKGFGGTLGPLTIRRLDSSRVSSSAVSFMGCGAPGDVGEAVLTDTIPGFVEAGERLAESFNDGPAYWNPAAGTGGAIDLMPAGTNVVGAIPTELPDPNRTGTPGADGTLWLQDSRDWYAWHGRGRNKICNILMADGSVKAIVDLNGDGFLNPGFTGSASGGSGYTDATVELRPSEVFSGPWLDAQLTKGNFE, from the coding sequence ATGAAAAAATCCCGTGTTCTCAATGTCAAACGATCAGGTTTTACGCTGATCGAACTTCTGGTGGTGATTTCGATCATCGCTTTGTTAGCTGCTCTGCTGATTCCAGCAGTTTTCGCAGCTCGTGAATCTGCACGTTCTTCACAGTGCAAAAGTAACTTGCGTCAGTTCGGTCTTTCCATGCATGCCTTCGCTTCTACCGATCCTAGCGGCCGGTACTGCACCGGTGCTTATGACTTCCGTCGTGACGGATGTCCTGACACTTGGGGTTGGGTTGCCGACATGGTTAACAGTGGTGCTGGTCTTCCCCAGAAGATGCTGTGCCCTTCCTCTACATTGTTAGGTGCTGAAAAGCTGAACGACATGATCGGTGTCGCAAACACAAGTAATAAAGACAGTGCACCACCGGCTCGTCTGCTGGAAGGTGTCTGTTCTACCTGGACTTCAGGAACCGAAGGAACACCTGCTCGTATTCTGCAAGTTGCGAAACTTCTGGAAGATGGCTACGGTACGAACTATGCTGCTAGCTGGTTCCTGGTTCGTTCCGGTGCGAAAACCAACGCTGGTGTCACTGCATCTGGCTTAAAAGGATTTGGTGGTACACTGGGACCTCTGACGATTCGTCGTCTGGATTCCTCACGCGTTTCTTCTTCCGCCGTCTCCTTCATGGGCTGTGGTGCTCCTGGTGATGTGGGCGAAGCTGTCTTAACCGACACAATTCCTGGTTTCGTCGAAGCCGGTGAACGATTGGCTGAATCTTTCAACGATGGTCCTGCTTACTGGAACCCGGCTGCAGGAACCGGCGGTGCGATCGATCTGATGCCAGCTGGTACCAACGTTGTTGGTGCGATTCCTACGGAACTGCCTGACCCGAACCGTACTGGAACTCCCGGTGCTGACGGTACACTGTGGTTGCAGGATTCTCGTGACTGGTACGCATGGCATGGTCGTGGTCGTAACAAGATCTGTAACATCCTGATGGCTGACGGTAGTGTCAAAGCTATTGTTGACCTGAACGGTGACGGCTTCCTGAACCCAGGATTCACTGGTTCTGCTTCTGGTGGATCTGGTTACACAGATGCAACTGTTGAACTGCGTCCTTCAGAAGTCTTCTCCGGCCCCTGGTTGGATGCTCAGTTGACCAAAGGCAACTTCGAATAA
- a CDS encoding PSD1 and planctomycete cytochrome C domain-containing protein, producing MVVRTCSFLFLCLIASAALLFQNVSAETAKTTPVDFDFATDIRPLLSDACFSCHGPDQEHREAELRLDLKESVFDSHDGHALIVPGKPAESLIYQRMISTDEDERMPPVDSGKKLSRSDIEKIRKWIAAGAPWASHWAFQPPEKPALPDVKQKQLVQNPIDAFVLEKLEQQQLTFSEPADRITLLRRLSLDLTGLPPSIQEVDQFQNDTAPSAYEKQVKRLLASPHYGERWGRIWLDAARYADSNGYEKDAPREVWLYRDWVIDAFNQNMPYNQFVLEQIAGDLLPNATQDQIVATGFMRNSMLNEEGGIDPEEFRMAALFDRMDTIGKSVLGLTLQCGQCHTHKYDPLTQEDYYQIFACINNSYEASIRGYTDEEQEKRRTLSEKINTIEQALKAKLPDWPAKMAAWEQAVQQNQPEWTVLKLTNTDSNSQRYFEQPDHSMLAQGYAPSKFTSNFEATVDASDLKAIRLELLNHPNLPAGGPGRSIEGLCALTDIKLTVVNPKDPKQTTSVKFSEATSDFGNERQQLPPKYADKKGIRGFTGPVAYAIDGDNTTAWGIDAGPGRFNQPREAVFRAEKPFGYPEGTKLKISLVQMHGGWNSDDNQTMNLGRFRISCSASENAKADPVPDPVRQILQISHTKRTPQQQDQVFSYWRTTVPEWQAENNEIEAIWKQHPQGTTQLVYQERPEPRSTHLLDRGDFLKKKQVVEPGVPDFLNTLPQDTSVNRLTFARWLVDRKSPTTARAIVNRVWQAYFGKGIVSTSEDLGSQGAAPTHRKLLDWMAVWFMDQGWDLKKLHTLIVTSRTYQQSSQVSPELYAKDPYNRFFARGPRYRVDAEIVRDIALKASGLLNPQVGGPSVYPPAPAFLFEKPASYGPKTWIEAEDDNRYRRAIYTFRFRSVPYPMLSAFDAPNGDISTVKRTRSNTPLQALTTLNETLFMECANGLAETTLKQQNATDEQRIETAFRRCVSRFPSASEKQVLNQFLAKQRTYFAKHPEEAKQIAAKKKTNSDTADFAAWVALSRVLLNMDETITKE from the coding sequence ATGGTCGTTCGAACGTGCTCGTTTTTGTTCCTGTGTCTGATCGCTTCCGCTGCGTTGCTGTTTCAAAATGTGTCTGCAGAAACAGCAAAAACAACACCAGTTGATTTTGATTTTGCAACTGACATACGACCGCTGCTATCTGATGCCTGCTTCTCCTGTCATGGTCCCGATCAGGAACATCGCGAAGCAGAACTGCGATTGGACTTAAAAGAAAGTGTCTTCGATTCGCATGATGGGCACGCGCTGATTGTACCGGGTAAACCAGCCGAAAGTCTGATCTATCAGCGTATGATTTCGACCGACGAAGACGAACGAATGCCACCCGTTGATTCCGGCAAGAAACTATCCAGGTCAGACATTGAAAAAATCCGCAAGTGGATTGCCGCCGGCGCGCCCTGGGCCTCACATTGGGCCTTTCAACCACCCGAAAAACCAGCATTGCCTGACGTCAAACAAAAACAACTTGTCCAAAACCCAATCGATGCCTTTGTGCTTGAAAAACTGGAACAGCAACAGCTGACGTTCTCTGAACCAGCTGACCGTATCACGCTTCTCAGGCGACTGAGTCTGGACCTGACCGGACTGCCGCCGAGCATTCAGGAAGTCGATCAATTCCAGAATGACACAGCCCCGAGCGCCTATGAAAAACAGGTCAAACGACTGCTCGCTTCACCTCATTACGGCGAACGCTGGGGACGCATCTGGCTGGATGCCGCCCGCTATGCGGATTCCAACGGCTATGAAAAAGATGCACCGCGCGAAGTCTGGCTCTATCGCGACTGGGTCATCGACGCGTTCAATCAGAACATGCCTTACAACCAGTTTGTACTCGAACAAATCGCCGGCGACCTGCTACCGAATGCCACTCAGGATCAGATCGTCGCTACCGGTTTTATGCGAAATTCGATGCTCAACGAAGAAGGAGGCATCGATCCGGAAGAGTTCCGCATGGCAGCCTTGTTCGACCGGATGGATACCATCGGCAAAAGTGTGTTGGGCCTCACTCTGCAATGCGGTCAATGCCACACACACAAGTATGATCCCCTGACCCAGGAAGACTACTACCAGATCTTTGCCTGTATCAATAATTCCTACGAAGCCAGCATTCGCGGCTATACCGATGAAGAACAGGAAAAACGCCGCACGCTCTCTGAAAAAATCAATACGATCGAACAGGCACTTAAAGCAAAGCTGCCCGACTGGCCCGCAAAAATGGCCGCCTGGGAACAGGCAGTCCAACAGAATCAACCTGAGTGGACCGTGTTGAAGCTGACGAATACCGACAGTAACTCACAACGTTATTTCGAACAGCCCGATCATTCGATGCTGGCGCAAGGTTATGCCCCTTCCAAATTCACGTCCAATTTTGAAGCCACCGTAGATGCCTCTGATCTCAAAGCCATTCGGCTTGAACTTTTGAATCATCCCAACCTGCCCGCAGGCGGCCCCGGCCGATCCATCGAAGGCTTGTGTGCGTTAACTGACATTAAACTCACGGTCGTCAATCCGAAAGATCCGAAGCAGACAACCAGCGTGAAATTCTCCGAAGCCACCTCCGACTTCGGTAATGAACGACAGCAGTTGCCACCGAAATATGCTGACAAAAAAGGAATCCGTGGCTTTACCGGCCCTGTGGCTTATGCCATCGACGGTGATAACACCACAGCGTGGGGCATTGATGCCGGTCCCGGACGATTCAATCAGCCACGTGAAGCGGTTTTTCGTGCAGAAAAACCATTCGGTTATCCGGAAGGTACGAAATTAAAAATCAGTCTGGTGCAGATGCATGGCGGCTGGAACAGCGACGATAATCAAACCATGAATCTGGGACGTTTCCGAATCTCCTGCAGCGCTTCTGAAAATGCCAAAGCCGATCCGGTTCCCGACCCGGTCAGACAAATCCTGCAGATTTCCCACACAAAGCGAACACCACAACAACAGGATCAGGTCTTCAGCTACTGGCGGACGACCGTCCCGGAATGGCAGGCAGAAAACAACGAAATCGAAGCGATCTGGAAACAGCATCCCCAGGGAACCACCCAACTCGTTTATCAGGAACGGCCTGAACCACGCTCGACACACCTGCTTGATCGCGGCGACTTCCTCAAAAAGAAACAGGTTGTCGAGCCGGGAGTTCCCGATTTTCTGAACACCTTACCTCAGGATACCTCGGTGAACCGTCTGACGTTTGCCCGCTGGCTCGTCGATCGCAAGTCACCGACCACTGCCCGTGCCATCGTGAATCGCGTCTGGCAGGCGTACTTCGGGAAAGGTATCGTCAGCACTAGTGAAGATCTCGGTTCACAAGGCGCCGCTCCCACGCACCGAAAACTGCTGGACTGGATGGCGGTCTGGTTTATGGATCAGGGCTGGGATCTGAAAAAGCTACACACGTTGATCGTAACCTCGCGGACCTATCAGCAGTCTTCGCAGGTCAGTCCGGAACTGTATGCGAAAGATCCGTACAACCGTTTCTTTGCCCGCGGTCCCCGTTATCGAGTCGATGCAGAAATCGTTCGTGACATCGCACTCAAAGCCAGCGGCCTGCTTAATCCCCAGGTGGGTGGCCCGTCCGTCTACCCGCCGGCTCCCGCGTTTCTGTTCGAAAAACCAGCCAGCTACGGTCCCAAAACCTGGATCGAGGCAGAAGATGACAATCGCTACCGCCGCGCCATTTATACGTTCCGCTTCCGCTCGGTTCCCTATCCCATGCTGTCAGCCTTTGATGCACCCAATGGCGATATCTCGACCGTCAAACGAACCCGTTCAAATACGCCTTTGCAGGCATTGACCACTCTCAATGAAACACTCTTTATGGAATGTGCCAACGGATTGGCGGAAACCACGCTGAAACAACAGAATGCGACAGACGAACAACGCATCGAAACGGCCTTTCGTCGTTGTGTTTCCCGTTTTCCTTCTGCGTCTGAAAAACAGGTATTGAACCAGTTCCTAGCAAAACAACGAACTTACTTTGCGAAACATCCGGAAGAAGCCAAACAAATTGCCGCGAAGAAAAAAACGAACTCGGATACCGCCGATTTCGCAGCCTGGGTCGCGCTCTCACGCGTCCTGCTCAATATGGATGAAACGATTACCAAAGAATAA
- a CDS encoding DUF1501 domain-containing protein gives MNQNQHPAHPIARRWFLQQCGVGVGAIALQQMLQESGYAAPAKTGDIEDPLAPRQPHHAPKAKNIIFLFMGGGPSHLELFDNKPVLGKFDGKLPPEELLKGYRAAFINPNSKFLGPKFKFAKHGKCGAELSEILPHLSEVVDDLAIVKSMKTDAFNHAPAQIQALTGSQLFGKPSLGAWTIYGLGSESKNLPGFVVFSSGNKGPSGGSSCWGSGFLPTVHQGVMFRGGQEPVLYLKNPPGVSDQLQRDSLDTLKALNQNHLEQVGDPEIATRINSFEMAYRMQSSAPDVMDITQETKQTLEMYGAEPGKSSFANNCLLARRLVERGVRCIQLFHESWDQHGGLVGGLKNNCKATDQASAALIKDLKQRGMLKDTLVVWGGEFGRTPMVQGGNDGRDHHPNAFTMWLAGGGIKGGTTIGRSDDFGFNVIEDEVPVYDLHATILHLLGLNPERLSFRFQGLDQRLIGVNPAKLVKKILA, from the coding sequence ATGAACCAAAATCAACACCCGGCCCACCCCATCGCGCGACGCTGGTTTCTGCAACAATGCGGCGTCGGCGTAGGAGCCATCGCCCTGCAGCAGATGTTACAGGAATCCGGCTACGCGGCTCCCGCAAAAACCGGTGATATTGAAGATCCCTTAGCGCCCCGGCAGCCGCACCACGCCCCCAAAGCGAAGAATATTATCTTCCTGTTTATGGGCGGAGGCCCCAGCCATCTGGAACTGTTCGATAACAAACCGGTCTTGGGGAAATTTGACGGCAAATTGCCCCCCGAAGAACTCCTCAAAGGCTATCGAGCCGCGTTTATCAATCCCAACTCGAAATTTCTGGGCCCCAAATTCAAATTTGCAAAACACGGCAAATGCGGTGCGGAACTCTCGGAGATCCTGCCGCATCTGTCCGAAGTCGTTGACGATCTCGCCATCGTCAAAAGTATGAAAACCGACGCCTTCAACCATGCCCCGGCTCAGATTCAGGCATTAACCGGCTCACAGCTCTTCGGCAAACCCAGCCTGGGTGCCTGGACCATCTATGGACTGGGCAGCGAATCCAAAAACCTGCCGGGCTTTGTTGTTTTCAGTTCCGGTAATAAAGGCCCCAGTGGCGGAAGTTCCTGCTGGGGTAGCGGCTTTCTGCCCACGGTACATCAGGGTGTCATGTTCCGCGGCGGCCAGGAGCCCGTACTCTACCTCAAAAACCCTCCCGGTGTCTCTGATCAATTACAGCGTGATTCACTCGATACCTTAAAAGCCTTGAACCAGAATCATCTGGAGCAGGTTGGCGATCCCGAAATTGCGACCCGGATCAATTCCTTCGAAATGGCGTATCGCATGCAATCCAGTGCCCCGGATGTGATGGATATTACCCAGGAAACAAAACAGACCCTCGAAATGTACGGTGCCGAGCCCGGTAAAAGTTCATTCGCCAATAACTGTCTGCTCGCCCGCCGACTCGTCGAACGTGGCGTACGCTGCATCCAGCTATTCCATGAATCCTGGGACCAGCACGGTGGTCTTGTGGGTGGCTTGAAAAATAACTGCAAAGCCACCGATCAGGCTTCCGCAGCGTTGATCAAAGACCTCAAACAACGGGGCATGCTCAAAGATACGCTCGTGGTCTGGGGCGGCGAATTCGGACGAACGCCCATGGTGCAGGGGGGCAACGACGGTCGGGATCATCACCCCAATGCCTTTACCATGTGGCTGGCTGGCGGCGGCATTAAAGGGGGCACGACCATCGGCCGGTCTGATGATTTCGGTTTCAATGTCATCGAAGACGAAGTTCCTGTCTACGATTTGCATGCCACGATTCTGCATCTGCTCGGCTTAAATCCCGAACGACTCTCGTTCCGCTTCCAGGGGCTCGACCAACGCCTGATCGGTGTCAATCCGGCGAAACTCGTCAAGAAGATCCTGGCCTGA
- a CDS encoding sugar nucleotide-binding protein, with amino-acid sequence METVLVIGLDTVAGANIATCLSSRYRVVGLTSTTPVSIQGCETHTYLEDDVETAEHWLSLVRPQWVVYCGVAANSAWSIDPDKIYKNDPVVAVRNWVNAAELHSARFTHISSDAIFTGPWMFHEEDCSGVCESEQAEMIRAIEREVSLCDNTLIIRTNVFGWTPATYGAGELEKLVQSLEAGTYSKLDCYRHATPLLATDLAAIIEHAYQERLTGIFHVAGGERISPVEFVQRLAATFGLTVPVLPRANVLNERTTGFANGETSLHTRKIRRALSISMPMLDDGLQRLFDQQHNGFLNRLNDAPVRQFEQEIAA; translated from the coding sequence GTGGAAACAGTTCTGGTTATTGGACTTGATACGGTTGCCGGAGCAAATATTGCAACCTGCTTATCCAGTCGATATCGGGTTGTAGGATTAACTTCAACGACACCGGTTTCCATCCAGGGATGCGAAACTCATACTTATCTGGAAGATGATGTCGAGACAGCCGAGCATTGGTTGTCTCTGGTTCGTCCGCAGTGGGTCGTTTATTGCGGCGTTGCTGCCAACTCTGCCTGGTCGATCGATCCTGACAAAATCTACAAGAACGATCCTGTCGTGGCAGTACGGAATTGGGTGAATGCTGCGGAATTGCATTCGGCCCGTTTTACACACATCTCTTCTGATGCTATTTTTACCGGCCCCTGGATGTTCCATGAAGAGGATTGTTCCGGAGTGTGTGAAAGCGAGCAGGCAGAAATGATTCGCGCCATCGAACGCGAAGTCAGCCTGTGTGATAATACACTGATTATCAGAACGAATGTCTTTGGCTGGACCCCGGCGACTTACGGGGCAGGTGAGCTTGAGAAGCTGGTACAAAGTTTGGAAGCAGGCACCTATTCAAAGCTCGATTGTTATCGCCATGCGACTCCGCTGTTAGCGACGGATCTGGCTGCAATTATTGAACATGCCTATCAGGAACGACTGACGGGCATCTTCCATGTGGCAGGCGGCGAGCGAATCAGCCCTGTTGAATTCGTACAACGACTGGCGGCGACATTTGGATTAACCGTTCCTGTGTTACCGCGTGCGAATGTGCTCAATGAACGTACCACCGGTTTTGCTAATGGTGAGACCTCCTTACACACACGCAAAATTCGTCGTGCTCTGAGCATTTCGATGCCGATGCTGGATGATGGTCTGCAACGACTGTTTGATCAACAACACAACGGATTCCTGAATCGTCTGAACGATGCCCCCGTTCGACAATTCGAGCAGGAAATTGCTGCTTAA
- the def gene encoding peptide deformylase, giving the protein MAALQIVNFPHPALRWKSKLIKSISPELRDTVKTMFELMYEARGIGLAANQVALPYRLFVINLTSDPNETEEEFVFINPEITKRKGTTEGEEGCLSLPQVYGDVKRSEEITVEAYDLEGQLFEITLDDLAARAVQHELDHLDGIMFPDRMVEAKRVELDALIADFESEFRHKQESGEYPSDEELRKQLQQLEDALG; this is encoded by the coding sequence ATGGCTGCTTTACAAATCGTTAACTTTCCTCATCCTGCACTCCGCTGGAAATCCAAACTCATCAAAAGTATCTCGCCGGAACTGCGTGATACCGTGAAAACCATGTTTGAGTTGATGTACGAAGCGCGGGGCATCGGTTTAGCCGCCAATCAGGTCGCACTACCGTATCGTCTGTTTGTGATTAACCTGACATCCGATCCAAATGAAACCGAAGAAGAATTCGTATTCATCAATCCGGAAATCACGAAACGCAAAGGGACTACGGAAGGCGAAGAAGGCTGCCTGAGCCTGCCTCAGGTGTATGGAGACGTGAAACGATCCGAAGAGATCACCGTCGAAGCCTATGATCTGGAAGGTCAGTTGTTCGAAATCACACTGGATGATCTTGCCGCCCGTGCCGTCCAGCACGAACTCGATCACCTCGATGGCATCATGTTTCCAGACCGAATGGTGGAAGCCAAACGTGTCGAACTGGACGCACTCATCGCTGATTTCGAATCAGAATTTCGACACAAACAGGAATCCGGCGAATACCCGTCTGACGAGGAACTTCGCAAACAACTGCAACAGCTTGAAGACGCACTGGGATAA
- the fmt gene encoding methionyl-tRNA formyltransferase → MPLKVVMMGTGTFAIPAFQALINSEHQVLGLYTQPDRTGRGHHRHKNPMKELALEQGIPVFQPPKINTPESLDELRQLDADVFLVAAYGQILSQELLDIPKYGAFNLHASLLPKYRGAAPILYAIRNGETKTGVSLFRIERALDSGPVAAMVETSIGPKETTGEIQDRLADLAAPLALQVLQEIEQGTLQETPQDHTEATFAPTLDKQEGAIDWSQSASQIACHIRAMQPWPNPFSFLHQSEQEPLRLLILDVEILNTEQIDSLNLDQGLQNSAPGTVIFANTKRVLINTGEGVLELKQIQPQGKRPMQTSQFLCGRKIHSSDRFGNQPSEQG, encoded by the coding sequence GTGCCTTTAAAAGTTGTCATGATGGGAACCGGCACCTTCGCCATTCCCGCATTTCAGGCGCTGATAAATTCGGAACATCAGGTACTCGGATTATATACTCAGCCCGATCGAACAGGCCGCGGCCATCATCGGCACAAAAACCCCATGAAAGAACTGGCACTTGAACAGGGAATTCCGGTGTTTCAGCCTCCCAAAATCAATACGCCCGAATCGCTGGATGAATTACGGCAGCTTGACGCGGATGTGTTTCTAGTCGCCGCTTATGGACAGATTCTCTCACAAGAACTTCTGGACATCCCGAAATACGGGGCCTTCAACCTGCACGCCTCTCTGCTGCCGAAATACCGTGGGGCTGCCCCCATTCTGTACGCCATTCGGAACGGGGAAACCAAAACCGGCGTTTCTCTATTTCGCATCGAACGTGCACTCGACTCCGGTCCGGTCGCCGCGATGGTCGAAACCAGCATCGGCCCCAAAGAAACCACGGGAGAAATCCAGGACAGACTGGCCGATCTCGCCGCCCCGCTGGCGCTGCAGGTACTCCAGGAAATTGAGCAGGGTACTCTGCAAGAAACACCACAAGATCATACTGAAGCAACCTTTGCGCCCACGCTCGACAAACAGGAAGGTGCCATCGACTGGAGCCAGAGTGCATCACAAATCGCGTGTCACATCCGTGCAATGCAGCCTTGGCCCAACCCGTTCTCATTTCTCCACCAGTCAGAACAGGAACCCCTGAGATTACTGATTTTGGATGTAGAAATACTCAACACAGAGCAAATAGACTCTCTGAATCTCGACCAGGGACTTCAGAATTCTGCCCCAGGCACTGTAATCTTCGCCAACACGAAACGAGTCCTCATCAACACAGGCGAGGGAGTTCTAGAACTAAAACAGATCCAACCTCAGGGAAAGCGGCCCATGCAAACCAGCCAGTTTTTGTGTGGCAGGAAAATCCACTCCAGCGACCGCTTTGGAAACCAACCTTCAGAGCAAGGGTAA
- a CDS encoding DUF1570 domain-containing protein produces MLKALTLSLCLLLCLLLTQGCRSAAKNQTVHLPARHSVSAEQLIVLSDFKLGQDHELFQDLIKLREDVAATLNIPLNSEQVTVYLFTNQEEYRNYLDTTYPGLPPRRAYFVGTPKELAVYTFWGERIQEDLRHEFTHGLLHASLKTVPLWLDEGLAEYFEVAGNTPGQVNRDHASRLSTALNNGWKPDMKRLEQLEKVSQMQRVDYQEAWAWVHFMLNSTPETRDTLLEYLAELKTNNNPEELSARLPRDIPGVDQRFVNYVASLNTFPSR; encoded by the coding sequence ATGCTCAAAGCACTGACTTTGAGTCTCTGTCTGTTGTTATGCCTGCTGTTGACTCAAGGTTGCCGTAGTGCTGCCAAAAATCAAACAGTGCATCTGCCGGCCCGGCATAGCGTGAGTGCAGAACAACTCATCGTGCTGAGTGACTTCAAACTCGGGCAGGACCATGAGCTGTTTCAGGATCTGATCAAGCTACGTGAAGATGTCGCCGCCACGTTGAATATTCCACTCAACAGCGAACAGGTCACCGTCTACCTCTTCACCAATCAGGAAGAATATCGCAATTATCTGGATACAACCTATCCGGGTCTGCCTCCCCGCCGTGCCTACTTCGTGGGAACGCCCAAGGAATTAGCAGTCTACACATTTTGGGGTGAACGCATTCAGGAAGACCTGCGGCACGAATTCACGCACGGTCTGCTTCATGCCAGCTTGAAAACCGTTCCCTTATGGCTTGATGAAGGACTGGCAGAATACTTTGAAGTCGCCGGCAATACGCCCGGACAAGTTAATCGCGATCATGCTTCGCGGCTTTCCACCGCACTGAATAACGGCTGGAAACCCGATATGAAACGACTCGAACAACTCGAAAAAGTTTCTCAGATGCAGCGGGTCGATTACCAGGAAGCCTGGGCCTGGGTGCACTTCATGTTGAACAGCACACCGGAAACGCGAGACACACTGCTCGAATATCTGGCAGAACTGAAAACCAACAACAACCCCGAAGAACTCAGCGCACGACTGCCCCGCGATATCCCGGGCGTTGACCAGCGGTTTGTGAACTACGTCGCCTCGTTGAACACGTTCCCCTCGCGCTAA
- a CDS encoding UbiA-like polyprenyltransferase — MLARLRLLLELIRFSHTIFALPFALLSAVLAWRGQTVRWQELVGILLCMLFARSAAMAFNRLVDRDIDAQNPRTQGRHIPAGLISVRTVFFFTLLTSLAFIASTLLFLPNRWPLYLSVPVLLFLLGYSYAKRFTIWCHYWLSAALMLSPLAAWIAIRGSLSLEPVLLGLVVFFWVGGFDIIYACQDVHFDQETRLSSIPSRWGIRKALRFAMLSHALTIVCLFSLWYVAALGIPFLIAVLAVAGLLIYEHLLVNPDDLGRVNLAFFHVNAVISIGLFFVGLIDVWLA; from the coding sequence ATGCTGGCCCGACTGCGCCTGTTGCTGGAACTGATTCGATTCAGCCATACCATTTTTGCACTCCCGTTTGCACTGCTCTCTGCAGTGCTGGCCTGGCGCGGCCAAACGGTTCGCTGGCAGGAACTGGTCGGCATCCTGCTCTGCATGCTCTTTGCCCGCTCCGCTGCGATGGCATTTAACCGACTCGTTGATCGGGATATCGACGCCCAGAACCCCCGCACCCAAGGCCGACACATCCCCGCCGGTCTGATCAGCGTCCGCACGGTATTCTTTTTTACTCTGCTGACATCGCTGGCATTCATCGCCTCGACGCTTTTGTTCTTGCCCAATCGCTGGCCCCTGTATCTGTCCGTTCCGGTCCTGCTGTTTCTGCTCGGCTATTCCTACGCAAAACGCTTTACAATCTGGTGCCATTACTGGCTTTCCGCTGCTTTGATGCTCTCGCCGCTGGCCGCCTGGATCGCCATCCGCGGCAGTCTCTCACTGGAACCGGTTCTGCTGGGGCTGGTCGTTTTTTTCTGGGTCGGTGGGTTCGACATTATTTACGCGTGTCAGGATGTCCATTTCGATCAGGAAACCCGGCTCTCCAGCATTCCTTCACGCTGGGGCATCAGAAAAGCACTCCGCTTCGCCATGCTCAGCCACGCGTTGACCATAGTCTGCCTGTTCAGCCTGTGGTACGTCGCAGCACTGGGAATTCCCTTTCTGATTGCGGTCCTCGCTGTCGCGGGACTGTTGATTTACGAACACCTGCTGGTCAATCCCGATGATCTGGGACGCGTCAATCTCGCGTTTTTTCATGTGAACGCCGTCATCAGTATTGGTTTGTTCTTTGTGGGATTGATCGATGTCTGGCTCGCATAA